Proteins encoded within one genomic window of Nitrospina gracilis 3/211:
- a CDS encoding peptidylprolyl isomerase — MTLWKTFINLVLFSTLFLFWGGTGAQAKVLDRVVAKVNNEIITLSALDERARVDMARYSGMGIEALPPFEQVRLQTLEQMIDEILMIGVAERLNMIVEESQMQSALDDIRARGNLTEEQLAEMLEQEGRTMEEYKKRIREQILLSRVINLEVRSRIKISKEDIAAFYDAHRKDFWTTPKVHARHILFILDNSLTQDEVELKKKKARMALEEIQSGRDFVDVAKEYSEDVTASNGGDLGVLEKGKMISEFEDAAFSLKSGQVSNIITSPYGLHIIKVDEVLHGAPIPMEEVEGRIEAQLKHERFESVFKEYIEDLRARSFIEKRLGSLKLSGEKIKSRWLRVKCLGRQCTKWKPLR, encoded by the coding sequence ATGACGCTTTGGAAAACATTCATTAACCTGGTCCTGTTTTCCACCCTGTTCCTGTTTTGGGGAGGGACGGGTGCGCAGGCCAAGGTGCTAGACCGGGTGGTGGCCAAGGTCAATAACGAGATCATCACCTTAAGCGCCCTTGATGAACGGGCCCGGGTGGACATGGCCCGCTATTCGGGAATGGGCATAGAGGCCTTGCCGCCCTTCGAACAGGTGCGCCTGCAAACCCTTGAGCAGATGATTGATGAAATCCTTATGATTGGTGTGGCCGAGCGATTGAACATGATTGTGGAAGAAAGTCAGATGCAGAGTGCGCTGGATGACATTCGGGCTCGTGGCAACCTGACGGAAGAACAACTGGCAGAGATGTTGGAGCAGGAAGGGCGCACAATGGAGGAATACAAAAAGCGCATCCGTGAACAAATTCTGCTGAGCCGCGTCATCAATCTGGAAGTCCGTTCACGTATAAAAATAAGTAAAGAAGATATCGCGGCATTTTACGACGCCCACCGGAAAGATTTCTGGACCACCCCCAAGGTGCACGCCAGGCACATCTTGTTTATTCTGGATAACAGCCTCACCCAGGACGAGGTGGAACTTAAAAAGAAAAAGGCGCGGATGGCCCTTGAAGAGATTCAAAGCGGTCGAGATTTCGTGGACGTGGCAAAGGAGTATTCCGAGGACGTAACGGCATCGAATGGCGGGGATTTGGGAGTGCTTGAAAAGGGTAAGATGATTTCCGAATTCGAGGATGCTGCGTTTTCCCTGAAATCGGGGCAGGTGAGCAATATTATAACTTCCCCATATGGACTCCACATCATCAAAGTGGATGAGGTCCTCCATGGTGCTCCCATTCCCATGGAGGAAGTGGAAGGTCGCATCGAGGCCCAATTGAAACATGAACGGTTTGAGTCTGTATTTAAAGAATACATTGAAGATCTTCGCGCCAGATCTTTCATTGAAAAACGGCTCGGTTCGTTGAAACTTTCCGGCGAAAAAATAAAAAGCCGGTGGTTGCGGGTAAAATGCCTGGGTCGTCAATGCACAAAGTGGAAGCCACTCCGATGA
- a CDS encoding peptidylprolyl isomerase → MKNKRDSAFFAWCAGLLGLALALTACGEKKDGPKFENPEVVARVNGEQLEKKVLVKEFERNRKKYRVEDEQPLSKEKLVWLRMDALNQMIQERILLQEVKRQGIELEPDTLEIEYHNIRQGYEKGAFKKILDFQENTEEEWKDKLKRRLLIKKLIQESVNSRVSVKEEELQKYFDEHQGEFQKGEQLRALHIMVENEDSARDILKLLRKGKKFEDLAREHSLGLESESGGDMGYFEAGQMPEEFDEVFELKVNKVSDIIRTPYGYHVFKVVDKKPERKMSFEESRDAIHKKLLREAQEKAFQTWLLKLKNHAKIEINYDALENIH, encoded by the coding sequence ATGAAGAATAAACGTGATTCTGCATTTTTCGCCTGGTGTGCGGGTCTTTTAGGGCTTGCGCTTGCGTTGACGGCGTGCGGCGAAAAAAAAGATGGCCCGAAATTTGAAAATCCGGAGGTCGTTGCCCGCGTGAACGGGGAGCAACTGGAGAAGAAGGTGTTGGTCAAGGAATTCGAACGCAACCGGAAAAAATACCGGGTCGAGGATGAACAGCCGCTTTCAAAAGAAAAGCTGGTATGGCTTCGCATGGACGCGCTCAACCAGATGATTCAGGAAAGAATCCTTCTACAGGAAGTGAAGAGGCAGGGCATAGAGTTGGAGCCGGATACCCTGGAGATTGAGTACCACAATATCCGGCAAGGATATGAAAAGGGGGCGTTTAAAAAGATTTTGGATTTTCAGGAAAATACCGAAGAGGAATGGAAGGACAAGCTGAAAAGGCGCCTGCTTATAAAAAAACTGATTCAGGAAAGCGTAAACAGCCGAGTCTCCGTAAAGGAAGAGGAATTGCAGAAGTACTTTGACGAGCACCAGGGTGAATTTCAAAAAGGCGAACAGTTGCGCGCCCTTCACATCATGGTGGAAAATGAGGATTCGGCCCGCGATATCCTGAAGCTCCTGCGCAAGGGGAAAAAGTTTGAGGATCTGGCGCGGGAGCACTCGCTGGGGTTAGAAAGTGAAAGCGGCGGGGACATGGGTTATTTCGAGGCGGGTCAGATGCCGGAGGAATTCGACGAGGTGTTCGAACTCAAGGTGAACAAGGTCAGTGACATCATTCGGACGCCTTATGGTTACCACGTGTTCAAGGTGGTGGACAAAAAACCCGAACGCAAGATGAGTTTTGAAGAATCAAGGGATGCGATTCACAAAAAGCTGTTGCGCGAAGCGCAAGAGAAGGCCTTTCAGACCTGGCTTCTCAAGTTGAAGAACCATGCGAAAATTGAAATCAATTATGACGCTTTGGAAAACATTCATTAA
- a CDS encoding TRCF domain-containing protein: protein MPTTILAQQHLNTFRERFHMYPVSIDMVSRFRTAREQKEVLRRLKEGKLDIIIGTHRLLSKDVQFQNLGLMIIDEEQRFGVKHKEQLKKLRASLDILTLSATPIPRTLHFSLMGVRDLSVIETPPSDRLAIKTYIRKFDDKTIRDAIMREMDRGGQIFFVHNKVHSIHSMAALIKKIVPEVRIGIAHGQLQERMLEKVMKQFIDKEIDLLLCTSIVESGLDIPSANTIIINRADQFGLAQLYQLRGRVGRYKHQAYAYMLIPGTMAVSEDARKRLMALEEMSDLGAGFQLAARDMEIRGTGNMLGKNQSGHISTVGFDLYCKLLEETIRESQGQKVEEKVETEMDFQIRGYIPKDYIPDLNQRLESYQRLQLVGDLHGLEAFRKELNDRFGAIPSETEKLLALMEVKILCQRLHITKAQRSGEYVYLKIASTTPMKSETLAALLDLRLSLVSEYEIRVKVDNAGWKKDIERVTDYLRQLVRPLDEE, encoded by the coding sequence GTGCCCACCACCATCCTGGCGCAACAGCACCTCAATACCTTCCGCGAGCGGTTTCACATGTATCCGGTGAGCATCGACATGGTCAGCCGCTTCCGCACCGCCAGGGAGCAGAAGGAAGTGTTGCGCCGGTTGAAAGAGGGCAAACTGGATATCATCATCGGCACGCACCGCCTTTTGTCGAAAGACGTGCAGTTCCAAAACCTGGGGCTGATGATCATCGACGAGGAACAGCGCTTCGGGGTGAAACACAAGGAACAGTTGAAAAAGCTGCGCGCCTCACTGGATATCCTGACGCTCTCCGCCACACCCATCCCGCGGACCCTGCATTTCTCGCTGATGGGTGTGCGCGACCTGAGTGTGATCGAAACTCCACCCAGCGACCGGCTGGCAATCAAAACCTACATCCGCAAGTTCGACGACAAAACAATCCGCGACGCCATCATGCGCGAAATGGACCGGGGCGGACAGATTTTTTTCGTTCACAATAAAGTACACAGCATTCATTCCATGGCCGCGCTGATCAAGAAGATCGTTCCCGAGGTGCGTATCGGCATCGCCCACGGCCAGTTGCAGGAGCGGATGCTGGAAAAAGTAATGAAACAGTTCATCGACAAGGAAATCGATCTTCTCTTGTGCACGTCCATCGTCGAGTCCGGCCTCGATATTCCATCGGCCAATACCATCATCATCAACCGTGCCGACCAGTTCGGACTCGCCCAGCTCTATCAGTTGCGCGGCCGGGTAGGGCGGTACAAGCATCAGGCCTACGCGTACATGTTGATCCCCGGGACCATGGCGGTGTCCGAAGATGCGCGCAAACGCCTGATGGCGTTGGAGGAGATGAGTGACCTTGGAGCGGGGTTTCAACTGGCCGCGCGCGACATGGAAATCCGGGGAACGGGCAACATGCTCGGCAAAAACCAGTCGGGGCACATTTCAACCGTCGGTTTCGATCTATACTGCAAATTGCTGGAAGAAACCATCCGCGAATCGCAGGGCCAAAAGGTAGAAGAGAAAGTGGAAACCGAAATGGATTTCCAGATCCGCGGATACATTCCCAAGGATTACATTCCCGATCTGAACCAGCGCCTGGAATCCTATCAGCGCCTGCAACTGGTTGGTGACCTCCATGGCCTGGAGGCATTTCGCAAAGAATTGAACGACCGCTTCGGCGCCATTCCTTCCGAAACGGAAAAACTGCTGGCGCTGATGGAAGTGAAAATCTTATGTCAGCGCCTGCACATCACGAAGGCCCAGCGGTCCGGTGAATACGTGTATCTGAAAATCGCATCAACCACGCCGATGAAGTCCGAGACGCTTGCCGCACTCCTTGATTTGCGTCTAAGCCTGGTGTCTGAATACGAAATTCGCGTTAAGGTGGACAATGCGGGATGGAAAAAAGATATTGAACGGGTGACGGATTACCTTCGGCAACTGGTGAGGCCACTGGATGAAGAATAA